The DNA window GGCTGTGCCCACATACTGACCCAGCACAGTGccaaaatttttgttgcccGACAACAAGCCCGCCAGCAATGAGGTGGCTGTGCCTATTAGAGATTCAATGTCCAGTCCGCCAGgctgcaataaacaaatgctgcaattattaGAGCGACAGAGAGTGCGAAAGCTGCTGAGCGCTTACACCGAACAGCGTTGATATGAGTCCCGTTAGCGCACCAATCAAAGCGCCCACATCCGAGCCGCCCTCCCCCTGTAAATTAAACCAGAATTAACTTGCCTACTTGCCAGAATCTCCTGCAGCTTCACTTACGCCACTGAGGCTGCCAATAATGCCAACCagaccaccgccgccgccaccaccaccagctgGCTCATCAGGTCCGCCCAACTCACCGGAGCCATCATCCGCATCCTCCTGCTTGCCGCTCATTTGTGTTTGGTTCTTAGCTGTAACATTTTGCCGCTTCAAGAGAGCATCAAGTTTATGTTTCAATCTCTGTTTTTAAGAGTTGTCTGCATATAAAGCTAGCACTATATTTTATAGACTTAATGCATAAAGCGCAACTTACCAAAGGTTTCGGtattttatacacttaaacaataaaaacaaaatagaaaattgcTAATGATTCAATTGGACGTCTGTTTGAGCAACAGAATTTCAAAATTCATGCgtcaaaatgtttttttttttagcaatttcaGCATCTAGTTGAATTCATCACaacttttattcatttaattcaatCCAAAATGTGCGAAACTTCTgcaaatttgctgctaattttatatatatcatatatcaAAGTATCTAATATTAGATTGAATAGTTCAAAAagtattatataattttactaagttttaaaatattcaagtcTAACTCCAAAGTAGAttgagcttatatatttatatcgaACGATTAGCCCAATTggctaatttaaaaatagtttattttaaattcaaataaagtCGGCTACGTCCAACTTTATTGCTCGCTTGTACTTCAAGCCAAGCAAACTTACTTCTTGTCCAATTTGAACTTCATAAGGTTAGTcacattataaaaaattaaaacaaatgctcaCCTCAATGTCCAGGGCCAGGTCATCAATGTCATCTTTGGGCAGCTCTGTCTGCTTCATGCTGTTGCCACTGTTCTCGTATTGCTGATCCAATAGATTCTCACGGAAATCATCCTGCGCATGCAATGCAACAGACCTTGGATCAGACAAACTGCAGCAGGGCCAATAATATGGATATCGCATGCTAGACTCACCTCCGATAAGATGGACTTGATCATATGCACCTCAATGggttgctgctctgctggtGGCTGCTCGGTGGTAGCAGCACGCTTATGCAGCAGCTTCTGAGTGGCTCTAGCCAAGGGTCCATCCGCTGTGGCCTGCTTGAGTAGATGCTGCAATGCCTGCTCCATTTTCATGTCCAGCTGGCTTTTCATTTGCGGCACTTGCAAAATATGTTGCCGCAACTGCCCCAAGCGCTCAcccagctgttgctgctgctgctgctgttgctgttgctgctgctgctgctgatgcagttgcaagtgcaacTCTTGGCGAAACTGTTGCTCATTCTTAGCGCTGCTTAGCACATCCATGGCACTGCTTAGTATATTGAGCGCGCGTTGATCtcgcgccagctgctgctcaatctGATTGATCTTGGGCAGCATTTGGTCGCTTTGCTGCCAATCGGTTTCCGCTAGAAAGTCTTTGACTGTCTGCAGCAAATTATCCTCAATCTGTTGCTCTGCCTGGCGTGCACCATTCAGCAGTCCCAAGCCAGTCAGCGCATGCAGCTCCTGTCTTGGCAGCCGCTGCTCCAGTCGCTGATAAGCGCCAATTGCTTGCAGATAATTCGACTGCAgtccaatgctgctgctgctgctgctgctgctgctaggcCGTGCATTTGTGCCActgtgcagcaacaacactgGCAACATTaacttcagcagcagctgccttcTGTTGTCCATGGCTTTGGGCATTGCACTGAAACTGCGCCCAGGAGTCCAGCAGTGCTTTTATATTGAATCAATGGCGCTTCTCTCTGGACAAATTGTTTTCCGCTTAGTCGCTTGTGGGCGTTGTCGTTGCCGCCCTTTTTGGCCCATAGCCCACCGCTTCGTTGCACAGTTTCGGATTGGATTGTATAACAAACGGTAACTACTGATCAATCGTCCATATCCGGCCCAACAGACATGTCCAACAAACA is part of the Drosophila busckii strain San Diego stock center, stock number 13000-0081.31 chromosome X, ASM1175060v1, whole genome shotgun sequence genome and encodes:
- the LOC108604958 gene encoding keratin, type I cytoskeletal 10; amino-acid sequence: MDNRRQLLLKLMLPVLLLHSGTNARPSSSSSSSSSIGLQSNYLQAIGAYQRLEQRLPRQELHALTGLGLLNGARQAEQQIEDNLLQTVKDFLAETDWQQSDQMLPKINQIEQQLARDQRALNILSSAMDVLSSAKNEQQFRQELHLQLHQQQQQQQQQQQQQQQLGERLGQLRQHILQVPQMKSQLDMKMEQALQHLLKQATADGPLARATQKLLHKRAATTEQPPAEQQPIEVHMIKSILSEDDFRENLLDQQYENSGNSMKQTELPKDDIDDLALDIERQNVTAKNQTQMSGKQEDADDGSGELGGPDEPAGGGGGGGGLVGIIGSLSGGEGGSDVGALIGALTGLISTLFGPGGLDIESLIGTATSLLAGLLSGNKNFGTVLGQYVGTAFDGFSGGGGAINNGQFLGNFVGTVLAALSADPEDEGPPQPLTFASNFLSGLLEAKFRPNSGELSEERHGSSELLLPRQKKKEAAGGGGFDSGSFVKQIASHLVSSALGLVLNASVGASGGASQAAGGLFSSSSHHMKSAKG